From the Cryptomeria japonica chromosome 2, Sugi_1.0, whole genome shotgun sequence genome, one window contains:
- the LOC131064841 gene encoding probable 2' cyclic ADP-D-ribose synthase BdTIR translates to MENIFPSHSPSPLSDANPSLHYLVPHTAYKVFINHRGKDTKQSLASSIYHNLDNRGVKVFLDKMSLQPGQYIPQALIFAIRSASVHVVILSENYAESEWCLDELLLIRETGAPIVPVFWKIRPSDVRMENKNGVYAKAFRKHKKVGKFDSRTLEKWKAALRWVSLLEGFISEGEQGEMVEKIIACGSIH, encoded by the exons ATGGAAAATATCTTCCCTTCCCATTCTCCATCCCCGCTATCTGATGCCAATCCCTCTTTGCACTATCTTGTTCCCCACACTGCATACAAAGTTTTCATTAATCACCGCGGAAAAGATACAAAGCAATCTCTTGCAAGTTCCATATATCATAATCTTGATAATAGAGGAGTCAAAGTGTTTCTGGATAAAATGTCTCTGCAACCGGGACAATACATACCCCAAGCTCTGATTTTCGCAATACGCAGTGCTTCAGTTCATGTTGTGATCTTATCTGAGAACTATGCTGAATCTGAGTGGTGTTTGGATGAGCTACTTCTGATCCGTGAAACGGGGGCCCCAATTGTTCCCGTGTTTTGGAAGATTCGACCCTCTGACGTACGAATGGAGAACAAGAATGGAGTGTATGCAAAAGCGTTCCGAAAGCACAAGAAGGTTGGAAAATTCGATAGTCGAACGCTTGAGAAATGGAAAGCAGCTCTGCGCTGGGTCTCACTCCTGGAGGGCTTTATTAGTGAAGG TGAGCAAGGAGAGATGGTGGAGAAAATAATAGCGTGTGGATCGATACATTGA